A DNA window from Plasmodium brasilianum strain Bolivian I chromosome 12, whole genome shotgun sequence contains the following coding sequences:
- a CDS encoding parasitophorous vacuolar protein 3 gives MVRRNLLLILAVLTFIPNIWKNNKCTCQVPAPLAEPEEDFQEEMDSGLEGETKTEPKADDGNINNGGNNFNNFNYFNGGDFNDGGDDDDDDDDDDDEIIDNNNDDGNNDDEDVNDDNGNDDNGNDDNGNDDNGNDDNENDDDGNDNDDVDGNSNKRNKKKNKKGNKH, from the coding sequence ATGGTTCGCCGAAATTTATTACTTATCCTTGCTGTTTTAACGTTTATTCcaaatatatggaaaaataataaatgcacATGTCAAGTACCAGCGCCCCTTGCGGAACCAGAAGAAGATTTTCAAGAAGAGATGGATTCCGGATTAGAAGGTGAAACAAAAACAGAACCAAAAGCAGATGATGGGAACATAAATAATGGtggaaataattttaataatttcaatTATTTCAATGGAGGAGATTTTAACGATGGTggtgatgatgatgatgatgatgacgACGATGATGATGAAATTATTGATAACAACAACGATGATggtaataatgatgatgagGATGTAAACGATGATAATGGAAATGATGATAATGGAAATGATGATAACGGAAATGATGATAACGgaaatgatgataatgaaaACGATGATGATggtaatgataatgatgatgTAGATGGCAATTCCAATaagagaaacaaaaaaaaaaacaaaaaaggaaataaacattaa
- a CDS encoding hypothetical protein (conserved Plasmodium protein), producing MDKLYGDYDKVVEKYKNNTIYKRKNEKDGTCIGKKETKEKNTSDKKKEKELGKKEKDKKINEKKLKKEKCFLSEDSYSKFQPSDNTLKENKEYSLKNKKKENDENIQERTFNEYKIRKKVSIEINKKIYSDSENILINDKSFIDQNFGINENDYISKKKKIKNEDQKIKRIYYRWDEKSVTFMLYFIKKGVTVLLYLEKEKCKILGLMLYAK from the exons ATGGATAAACTATATGGCGATTATGATAAAGTtgttgaaaaatataaaaacaataccatatataaaagaaaaaacgaaaaggaTGGTACATGTATTGGTAAAAAGGAaactaaagaaaaaaatacctcggataagaaaaaagagaaagaacttggtaaaaaagaaaaagataaaaaaattaacgaaaagaaattgaaaaaagagaaatgtTTTTTAAGTGAAGACTCGTATAGCAAATTTCAACCAAGCGATAAtacattaaaagaaaataaagaatattccttaaaaaataaaaaaaaagagaacgATGAAAATATACAAGAACGAACATTTAATGAAtacaaaataagaaaaaaggtTAGCATAgagataaacaaaaaaatttatagtgATTCAGaaaatatactaataaatgataaatcaTTTATAGATCAAAATTTTggaattaatgaaaatgattatatttcaaaaaaaaaaaaaattaaaaatgaagatcagaaaattaaaagaat CTATTATCGATGGGATGAAAAAAGTGTTACAttcatgttatattttattaaaaaaggagtTACAGTATTATTATAccttgaaaaagaaaaatgtaaaatattaggGTTAATGCTCTACgcaaagtaa
- a CDS encoding hypothetical protein (conserved Plasmodium protein), with protein MKENAANNSFTAYTKNTVINSDFGNITNKEKGKEKRKEKGKEKEKEKRKEKEKEKRKEKGKEKRKEKEKEKEKEKEKEKGNEKQRNEMNLMKVSKEMNETKVVKETNETKVTKEEEKSFLEYSLSDVSISTVSNSTGIDSDLYNNVIKEIKKEKRRKRRLRKKEREREREKEEDKETEKERDKEKDKERDKERDKERDKKNEKKNDKKSEIEKDIVTDKEEDNEEKRRPKKDTSHALRLKEEKKKQKKKRRVSKERNDSERRHKKEKDRKKNKKHKRSKSRNNCVYNENIPKDPFNPLLLAYEKRKKHKKRNEEESDLSGKWKHDRYETTSDEDEAVKTQMCDNSFPKIDVHELRKNLWKSKAGGVCVPQINQDMNERKKDKLFK; from the exons atgaaagaGAATGCGGCGAACAATTCCTTTACTGCATATACGAAAAATACAGTCATTAACTCCGATTTTggaaatataacaaataaagaGAAGGGGAAAGAGAAGAGGAAAGAAAAGGGGAAAGAGAAGGAAAAAGAGAAGAGGAAAGAAAAGGAGAAAGAGAAGAGGAAAGAAAAGGGGAAAGAGAAGAGGAAAGAAAAGGAGAAAGAGAAGGAGAAAGAGAAGGAGAAAGAGAAAGGAAACGAAAAGCAAAGGAACGAAATGAATTTAATGAAAGTATCAAAAGAAATGAATGAAACGAAAGTAGTGAAAGAAACGAATGAAACGAAAGTAACgaaggaagaagaaaaatcaTTTCTAGAGTATTCATTAAGCGACGTTTCAATTTCGACCGTGAGTAACAGCACAGGTATTGACTCTGATTTGTATAATAACGTAATtaaggaaattaaaaaagaaaaaaggagaaaaagaagactgaggaaaaaggaaagagaAAGGGAAAGGGAAAAGGAAGAGGATAAGGAAACGGAAAAGGAAAGGGATAAAGAAAAGGATAAGGAAAGGGATAAAGAAAGGGATAAAGAAAGGGATAAGAAaaacgaaaagaaaaatgataagAAAAGCGAAATAGAAAAGGACATAGTAACAGACAAGGAGGAAGACAATGAGGAGAAAAGAAGACCAAAGAAAGATACATCACATGCACTTAGActaaaagaggaaaaaaaaaaacaaaaaaaaaagagaagagtTTCAAAGGAAAGAAATGATAGTGAAAGAAggcataaaaaagaaaaagacagaaaaaaaaataaaaaacataaaaggTCTAAATCGAGGAATAACTG CGTATACAACGAAAATATACCAAAGGACCCATTCAACCCTCTACTATTAGCTTacgaaaaaaggaaaaagcataa aaaaaggaATGAGGAGGAATCTGATTTAAGTGGCAAATGGAAGCATGATAG ATATGAAACTACATCTGATGAAGATGAAGCAGTAAAAACACAGATGTGCGATAACTCATTTCCCAAAATAGATGTACATGAATTAAGGAAGAATTTATGGAAATCAAAAGCTGGG GGTGTCTGTGTACCTCAGATAAACCAAGATATGAatgagagaaaaaaagacaaattattcaaatga